The genomic segment gagagacagtcgacAACGTGACCTTGCTGAGCTGAGGTGTACCGCTGCCGAAGAGTCGCTAAAGACAAAGGGAGGTCAGGTGCACGGTGGGAGGCGAGGTTCGAGGAAAGGCGcccctcgctctcctcgactGGGAGAGACGAACACTGATCTCCGCGCTGAAGCAACATCTTGAGCGACAGCGTGGAGGTCGGAccgcgaaaaaagagacggcgaacagaggagaacgcTTTGAGCGACGAAAGGGAACAGGTGAAGAGCGAGggcaaggaaggagacgccagGAACGGTCAGAACGCTGAATCAGAAGAGGCGAAtgtgagagaagagcgaggaggagaactgaaaacgaggagacagacagggatgcagaggaaggctctggagcagaaaggcgaaaactcgagaaggaaacctttctctctcgtcgtctaCTTCGGCCgtcggaagacgaagacctgcgaagcaaacgagacagagacagagaaaaggtggGGTAAGCGCCACGAAGTGAAACggcgacagacacacacacacacatgcacatgcgcatgcaggcttCACATGAAACCTACTAGGAGTCTCAGGCAGGAGCGTGGATGCAATCGAGGtaaagagaaaagcgaaagagatcAGAATACCAAAGGAAAGGAACGGGAAGGTGAAAGACCTAGGTGTCTCTGTAGGCTCTGCAGACACCGACTTCCGAGAGGAGAATAAGAGAAGACCTTTCTGGCAAGAGCAAAGACTTCTTCTCACTCGGTGTGAGGAACGAAAGACACTGGAGTCCGTCTCAGATAGGAATTCGATGCACTGTATGGCGTATTTTCTGGACCTGTCACCTTGGAAATCCTTCCGCTTTCCGGTCGTCCGGCAgtcgctctttctcgcgttGCCTGTCTGTGTGTCAAGCGCCGCCTGATGTCTCCACtttcgaagaaggcgaagaaccaagaggagaacggagaggagagaaaagagactgGGGAAGTCACCCTCCGATGTTGGGGGTCCTGGGCTACCGAATTGAGAAGAAACTCTTCAGCATAGGCAGTGCCGTCTCGCCTGAATTACCTCGCGAGAGCCTCAATCTGCAGCTACGCCACTACGCCACTCTTGCTCGCTCTCCCTTAGTTCTGTTTGTCGAATTCCTTGTCTCTTGGAGAAAGGACTTCGGATTCTCGAAAAAgagttttcgtttctgccttcttcagcgaGAAACGGACTCCGCGTTGAGTTCGGTGTGTCTTgcgtctgccttctgctGGCTTTTTATCTCAGATATCATCGCATGTCGGAAAGCGGCAGCGGAAAAGCATGCCCGACGAGGTCGAGAATGAGACAGAGTTGAGTCTGGTGCCTCTCTGGCCTTCTCAAGGCGTCTGTCGACTCCCCTCGGGTCGGTGTTTCCGTTTTAACGaagtctgtttttctcttgcgaACAgccgcgcgcatgcacacaaagGCAGGTGATCTTGCACACAGTTGTGTCCTCTGTCGCTCCAAGCCTCTTTCCATGTCGCTCGAAGGCGCGCAGGTTCTGGCAGCCATTCTCACCGgaatttcttcttttctcgtgcctgtttgtttctttcgcgtTTGCGTTCCTTCCTCGAACACACATGCACTGCGGCAAGGTCCGTCGCTTTCCTGGTGCTCATGTGGtgtgaaaaaaaacgaaaaaactAAGGAGAAAGCCGGTTTCTCCCTCAAATCCGGGCCatcctcccctctctcccgctgCCAGAAGAACTGGCACTGTCttcccgtctccttcttgcgttttcgttttttgttcTCTTTGTCGGAACAAATTCTTTCGAAGAACGCGCTCTCGAGTTTGGTTCTCCGCCTTTTTCCCAGTCGCGTCCCCGTCGGTCGCACACACAGCTCGGCGTCTCATCCGCGTTGTCTTCCTGTCTCAGTGTGCGTCCGCTTCCAGACTCCGCGACAGtccattcttctctcgtttctgaCTGCGGGCTGCcgtggaaaaaaggaacAGACGAGGGAGTAGTGAATGTTCACTTTCGGGGAACGCGGACGCTCtcattcttcttcgcttACCTCTGTCTGCCAGTTGCATGTTTCCGGCAGCTCACAGAGTCGGAATCAAACTCTCAAgagttcttcgcctctgacCTGTTTTATTTTTCGCACTCTCCTCATCCTCTCGGAAGCTCCAACGAGAACGCAACGTCTTTCTTTGCGTGTCTTCcggtttttctcgtctctgtgtgcGCGTCCCTCCCCGTTCCACcccctcctttctctccagcctctctctgtctgcctgttTCACCTGACATTTCCtccccctctgtctctgtcgtaTTTCTCACGGTGTTTCTCAGCCCCCGCCCCCCATCTTTTCTGACCTGTGTCTccccgcgcttctctcctttctgcccgcgctcccgtctcttctgtggCCTTCGCCAgccgtctccgtctctccccaCGATGGCGTTCTTTGACGACTCTtcgagtttcttttcttccccgttCGGCGGCGACTTCGGCGGCCCTGCCGGCGGCTCGGAAGCGGGGCTTCGACGCTCAAGTGGTGCCGGTTTCGGCTCCCAGCCGTTCGAAGACTTcgcctccccttctctcttctcctcgcagCAGGCGCCGAAGCAAAGTCGCTCAgccgcctcttcctccttccagGGTACCTCTGCCTCCGGCGCAGAGGGCCTGGTCTACGTCACTGTCGGGATGCTTCAGAGTGCAGCGAAGGAGATGCGCGCGGGCGGCGAGAGCACTCAGGCCTTCAGACTTCACGGTAACGACGTCGGTCTGGTGGGTCTCCGAGGCTGGGTGGCGCCTCCAGGGTGCGAGAAGCTTGCATCGCTGGTCCGCTTCAAGCTGGCGGACGGCACAGGCGAAATCGAGGTCGAGTACGACATGGTCGACGGCAAACCATGGTGGGGGAtccacgaggaagaagctgcggGGGTAGTCCTGCCTGAGGTCGATGGCCGATGCGGCGCGGACGAGGCCGATGGACAAGGGAACCAGAGAGCTGTCGAGGTTCTGGGTGGGAGGCGACGGTTTCTCGAGGTCGGTTCTCTCGTTCGAATCGCTGCAGGCGTCTCGATGGACTTGAAGGGtgaagtttctctctcggcctccGCCTGCGCCCCCATCAAAGATCCCGCCGAAttcgttctcctccaccctgcagctgtcgcgcatgcagccgccaCTTTCGCGGCGAGACGCGGCACTCTCCGGCCCCAGGAGGACGAGCCGCCGAAGCAGGAGGCAGAGCGCGGCTTGAAAAAGGTCAAGACGGAAGACCTGAAGCCGACAGAGGCCGACCCCGCGGCTCCCGCAAATCTGTCGCCTGGTAGGAgtcgagagagcagagggacAGGCGTCTGTGGCAACGCACCATGACCTTAGGAGGGGCGAGAGACCTAGTGGGATCGGTGGAAGGCGGCGCCGGTTTGAGTGGAGGAAAGAACTGGCGACGAAGGatccagaagagaagaatccTCGCGACAGAGGAGCCAAAGAGTCGCGAGAAGCGTAAAAGATGCGTTTTCATGAAGGGACTGTGCtggtctttctcctccttggTGACGGGGAGAAGCTGGGCTCGAACGGGGGATACGCGTAGAACGTAGCCAATGTGAGTGGGCGTGAGAAAAGGTAAATCCATTCATTGTTGCTGAGATTGTTCCGCGAGACACTGCACACCGGCACTGGGCAGGAATGAAGTTGGGACCCTAAGTACGCAGTGAACGAGGTAGAGATGCATGGAACTTGACAAGCATTCCTGGCGATTTGTGTAAACAAGACGACATCGCGAGCGAACGCGAGAGGTCACAATCGGCATGGAGAcagtgttttttctcctcgagCAACTTCCAGATGCGTCGTTTCTACTGTTTTAAGCGTTGTCGGGATATGTTTTGAGGCAAAGAGCGCGGGGGCAAAGCAGGGGTactttctcctttgtctgACTTGTCTTGGTTCTTGACCGGTCCCGACTCATGCAGATGAGGAGCAGAAGCTTTTGGCGGATTACAGCCACATCGAGGACCCTGTCCAGCGCGAGATCATTCTCGTTCTTTTGACGCAAGGCGGAGGGGCGAAACGCGCGCCGAAAGCGACGGTGAAGGCCGAGGTTCAGTGCCGAAGCCGTGGATGCACGGGTATGAAAAATACACAAGTTAGGAGCAGgcgcgtttctgtgtttgctCGATTCGGGACCGTGGAGCGTCTCGCGAGAGTGAGGTTTCAGATTCAACAGATTCGAGGAGGTTACGAGCTAGCAAACGACGTTCAGCATtcagaaaggaggaaggTGCTGTGTTTCTGTTCCTTTGACTTCGTTTCCCGCGAGAGTCGCGACGGGCGGAGACCCGTTTTCGTCAGATTCCTGCTGCATTCGGGTGGCCGTTCCCTCCGTTTTCTCGAACGATCGACAACATCCTGTCAATTCGCGAGAATATTTGGCTCACTTTCCCTCAACGTAGAGACTCCGGCGTTCTCCTTCCACGTGGAAATCCTCTAAATCGTGACACCGGTGGCGGTTACTCGGTTCGAACCTCCACAGACAGAGTTTTTTGCCTACCTCTTGACGCTAGAAGCAGATCAAAGGAAACATGGACACAGATCTTCGTTAGTGAAGGTGCGAAGCGAACATACAAATCGGTGTTCtgctgtttctgtgtgttgcCCCCTACCCTGCAGAGGAACAGCTGGACGCTGCGCTAAAGGACCTAGAAGAAGCAGCCGAAATCATCGAACATGCAGGCTTTGTGGCCCTCGCTTGCTAGGGAAACGCAAGATGGCACAAGAAGAgtgaggaggcagaggaccCAGGGAATGAAATATGTATACCTAAGTGGAGGCATGCGTCTGTGCGTGAGGCGAGGGAATAAAAACGGAGTCCAGCAGAGACATTGAATGGCCTCTCTTGGccggaaaacgaagagaaaagacgggTGGCGGAAGCTCTGAAAatccgcagagagagggcgaaCTAAAGCAGAGAGTATATCTAAGAAGAGATAGGGTGCAAAAGCAGGTCGGGCGGGTGTACAAAAGGAAACAAGGCACCTAGTATCGCGCGAGGACAGACAACAGCGTAAACGCGCTCGGTGTGAGCAGGCAAAAACACAATGCAgtgagagaaagcgaagatcGAGGCTACGAGACGCGGCAATGCAACCACAGGCTTTAAGGGATCTGTGTGTTTTGCGCGTTATAACTCGGTACGCAGAGTTCTGTCGTCCGTTGTCGTTTCCTGGAGAACGCTGCTGCGCCGGCATgcgacgggagagacgaCCAGCCCAACAAGACACCGCGTGATGGAATACATGTGCGAGTGTCTGCTGCATACATAAACGAAATGAATCTTTGCCTCTGCGAAAAGGGCGGTGGTATCGGGCCCCTCCTTTCGTCGCAACAGTTACTCCAAAACAGTCCCATGATGTGTGTGGCGAGCGCGAAAATACGGCAAACGGGAGTCTTCAAGGCCGTGCTGTTCTCGTAGGGAGGTCGGACTTGGCTCATGGCTGGTTGCTTGTGTTTTAGCGTTTCGTCTTTGCTTTGCCATTTTTGCCTCGGGAGCCCGCGTGGGAAACCAGTTACCAACACATCGCTTTCTGCAAGGCTACTTTAATTTTCAATTTCATTCTCCACGGTGTGCAAAAAACGCCATGCTCAGCTGTCTtctcgtgcatgcgcctgcgGCCTAAAGTCATGCAACCCTATCAGAGAACAGGCGCAGTGCAGGAAAGAAGGCTGCTTACAAAAATAGAAAAGGCTGATGTGTATAGCCAAAAGAATGAGAACCCCTGACATGGTCGCACTGGTCGCTGTGCACGGTCAACACTCATGCGTAAAGATGCCATCTCGCTGGAAACTGGAAAATTTCAGCTCTGCTTCGGTGAATAAGTGGAATGGGGGAGTGATCATCGCTAGGATACGTATCGCATATGGCAAGACTctcaagagaaggaaacaggtTGTTTTTGTAGCGACCGGTCTGCTGCCTGGCAAGCCGGGTTTCAGCACTACCGCGACAatgaacggagaagaaacaagaatgGTTTGGAATCAGGAAATACTTTTCCATTGTTGA from the Toxoplasma gondii ME49 chromosome IX, whole genome shotgun sequence genome contains:
- a CDS encoding hypothetical protein (encoded by transcript TGME49_264770) gives rise to the protein MAFFDDSSSFFSSPFGGDFGGPAGGSEAGLRRSSGAGFGSQPFEDFASPSLFSSQQAPKQSRSAASSSFQGTSASGAEGLVYVTVGMLQSAAKEMRAGGESTQAFRLHGNDVGLVGLRGWVAPPGCEKLASLVRFKLADGTGEIEVEYDMVDGKPWWGIHEEEAAGVVLPEVDGRCGADEADGQGNQRAVEVLGGRRRFLEVGSLVRIAAGVSMDLKGEVSLSASACAPIKDPAEFVLLHPAAVAHAAATFAARRGTLRPQEDEPPKQEAERGLKKVKTEDLKPTEADPAAPANLSPDEEQKLLADYSHIEDPVQREIILVLLTQGGGAKRAPKATVKAEVQCRSRGCTEEQLDAALKDLEEAAEIIEHAGFVALAC